In the genome of Kitasatospora cineracea, one region contains:
- the lnt gene encoding apolipoprotein N-acyltransferase — protein MSLRTALTRPARYGALASGTLPVLTFPGVGLAWLAWAALVPGLLLMRAADGPREAAVRGWWFGAGFILTGMYWLIPSIGPALPVLAVLFGALQAPLGLAAWWLLHGEPTARRAAAALAVLPAVWVSAEFVRSWDALGGPWALLGATQWEHPAVLSLASIGGVWLVSWALVTVNTALLVLLCAHEVRLRAAAGTAALAVLLAGPLVFAEQAAPATAGSASVGLVQSGPTPDEQARLEANIKITRSLAGRPVDLVVWGESSTTDDLDRKQSTVDRLAALSRSTGAQLLVGEDARKADGRISKDAVLVDGSGLVARYRKIRLVPFGEYIPLRPLLGWIAGVSAAAGENRAPGSAVHLLPVVDRDGRPLPVGTLICFESAFPDMSRTSAQQGAALIVYQSATSTFQSTWAPAQHASLGALRAAETGRPVVQAALTGESVAYDAQGRRLVRLTTDESGAVTVRLSLAAPSARTWYVRLGDWVPLTALAVVLAAAATAALPLLRERRRPGPPPSTTPTGAPPARV, from the coding sequence ATGAGCCTGCGAACCGCACTCACCCGCCCGGCCCGCTACGGCGCGCTGGCCTCGGGCACGCTGCCCGTCCTGACCTTCCCCGGCGTCGGCCTGGCCTGGCTGGCCTGGGCGGCGCTGGTACCGGGGCTGCTGCTGATGCGGGCGGCGGACGGTCCGCGCGAGGCGGCGGTGCGCGGCTGGTGGTTCGGCGCCGGGTTCATCCTGACCGGGATGTACTGGCTGATCCCGTCGATCGGCCCGGCGCTGCCGGTGCTGGCGGTGCTGTTCGGGGCCCTGCAGGCCCCGTTGGGCCTGGCCGCGTGGTGGCTGCTGCACGGCGAGCCGACGGCGCGCCGGGCCGCGGCCGCGCTGGCGGTGCTGCCCGCGGTGTGGGTGAGCGCCGAGTTCGTCCGCTCCTGGGACGCGCTGGGCGGGCCGTGGGCGCTGCTCGGCGCCACCCAGTGGGAGCACCCGGCGGTGCTCTCGCTGGCCTCCATCGGCGGGGTGTGGCTGGTGAGTTGGGCGCTGGTCACGGTGAACACGGCGCTGCTGGTGCTGCTGTGCGCGCACGAGGTGCGGCTGCGCGCGGCGGCGGGGACGGCCGCGCTGGCGGTGCTGCTGGCGGGGCCGCTGGTGTTCGCCGAGCAGGCCGCCCCGGCGACCGCCGGCTCGGCCTCGGTGGGGCTGGTGCAGTCCGGTCCGACGCCGGACGAGCAGGCCCGGCTGGAGGCCAACATCAAGATCACCCGCTCGCTGGCGGGCCGCCCGGTGGACCTGGTGGTGTGGGGCGAGAGCTCGACCACCGACGACCTGGACCGGAAGCAGTCCACGGTGGACCGGCTGGCGGCCCTCTCCCGCAGCACCGGCGCGCAGCTGCTGGTCGGCGAGGACGCCCGGAAGGCGGACGGCCGGATCTCCAAGGACGCGGTCCTGGTGGACGGTTCGGGCCTGGTCGCCCGCTACCGGAAGATCCGGCTGGTCCCGTTCGGCGAGTACATCCCGCTGCGCCCGCTGCTCGGCTGGATCGCCGGGGTGAGCGCGGCCGCGGGCGAGAACCGGGCCCCCGGCAGCGCGGTGCACCTGCTCCCGGTCGTCGACCGGGACGGGCGCCCGCTGCCGGTCGGCACCCTGATCTGCTTCGAGTCGGCGTTCCCCGACATGTCGCGCACCAGCGCCCAGCAGGGCGCCGCCCTGATCGTCTACCAGTCCGCGACGTCCACCTTCCAGTCCACCTGGGCCCCCGCCCAGCACGCCTCACTGGGCGCCCTGCGCGCCGCCGAGACCGGCCGCCCCGTCGTCCAGGCCGCCCTCACCGGCGAATCCGTCGCGTACGACGCCCAGGGCCGGCGGCTGGTCCGGCTGACCACCGACGAGTCCGGCGCCGTGACCGTGCGGCTCTCCCTCGCCGCCCCCTCTGCCCGCACCTGGTACGTCCGGCTGGGCGACTGGGTCCCGCTGACCGCCCTCGCCGTGGTCCTCGCCGCAGCCGCCACCGCCGCCCTCCCCCTCCTGCGCGAACGCCGCCGCCCGGGCCCCCCGCCGTCCACCACCCCCACCGGCGCACCCCCGGCCCGGGTCTGA
- the cobN gene encoding cobaltochelatase subunit CobN yields the protein MILLLSTSDTDLLSARAADGPVPFRWANPARLSPAELPALLTGVELVVVRLLGGRRAWQEGLDALLAGPLPVVVLTGEQAPDAQLMELSTVPAGIAAEAHAYLAHGGPANLAELGAFLSDTVLLTGHGFAPPASAPAWGPLEREARTSQGPVVAVLYYRAHHMSGNTAFVETLCRAVEEQGAQARAYFCASLRGAEPELLAELGAADVIVTTVLAAGGTRPADAQAGGDEEAWDAGALAALDRPILQALCLTWSRAQWEGSDDGLSPLDTATQVAVPEFDGRLITVPFSFKEVDEDGLTVYAADPERAARVAGIAVRHARLRHTPAAERRLALVLSAYPTKHARVGNAVGLDTPASAIRLLERLHAEGMDLGDGLPGFHTGTEHGHEGDALIHALIEAGGYDQAWLTEEQLARNPVRIPAADYRRWYAGLPAALRERVEEHWGPAPGELYVDRSQNPDGDLVLAGIRSGNLLVLVQPPRGFGENPVAIYHDPDLPPSHHYLAAYRWIAADRADGGFGAHAVVHLGKHGNLEWLPGKTAALSAECGPDAALGDLPLVYPFLVNDPGEGTQAKRRAHATLVDHLVPPMARADSYGDIARLEQLLDEHSNIAAMDPAKLPAIRAQIWTLIQAAKLDHDLGLAERPEDDGFDDFLLHVDGWLCEVKDAQIRDGLHVLGQAPAGTDRVNIVLSILRARQIWGGVRALPGLREALGLDEAALTLGATDAAEAEARALVEAMEAEDWNPAAVAGVAEGLPSAVADVLSFAATQLVPRLAATTDELDAVLHALRGGFVPAGPSGSPLRGLVNVLPTGRNFYSVDPKAVPSRLAWETGQALAASLVERYRADNDGQFPPSVGLSLWGTSAMRTAGDDIAEAFALLGVRPVWDDASRRVTGLEPVPLAELGRPRIDVTLRISGFFRDAFPHVVALLDDAVRLAARQEEPDADNFVRAHVQADLAEHGDERRATVRVFGSRPGTYGAGLLQLIDSRDWRTDADLAEVYTVWGGYAYGRGLDGRPAREEMESAYRRITVAAKNTDTREHDIADSDDYFQYHGGMVATVRALTGSSPAAYIGDSTRPETVRTRTLTEEAARVFRARVVNPRWLEAMRRHGYKGAFEMAATVDYLFGYDATTGVVADWMYEKLTEEYVLDPVNREFFAEANPWALHGIAERLLEAAGRGLWAEPDAALLDELRQVLLETEGDLEGE from the coding sequence ATGATCCTGCTGCTGTCGACGTCCGACACCGACCTGCTGAGCGCCCGGGCGGCGGACGGCCCGGTGCCGTTCCGCTGGGCCAACCCGGCCCGGCTGTCGCCCGCGGAGCTGCCCGCGCTGCTGACCGGCGTGGAGCTGGTGGTGGTGCGGCTGCTGGGCGGGCGCCGGGCCTGGCAGGAGGGTCTGGACGCGCTGCTGGCGGGCCCGCTGCCGGTGGTGGTGCTGACGGGTGAGCAGGCGCCGGACGCGCAGCTGATGGAGCTGTCGACCGTCCCGGCGGGCATCGCGGCGGAGGCGCACGCGTACCTGGCGCACGGCGGTCCGGCGAACCTGGCGGAGCTGGGCGCGTTCCTGTCCGACACGGTGCTGCTGACCGGGCACGGTTTCGCGCCCCCGGCGTCGGCGCCCGCGTGGGGCCCGCTGGAGCGGGAGGCCCGCACCTCGCAGGGCCCGGTCGTCGCGGTGCTGTACTACCGGGCGCACCACATGAGCGGCAACACGGCGTTCGTGGAGACGCTGTGCCGGGCGGTCGAGGAGCAGGGCGCGCAGGCCCGGGCGTACTTCTGCGCCTCGCTGCGCGGGGCGGAGCCGGAGCTGCTGGCGGAGCTGGGCGCGGCGGACGTGATCGTGACGACCGTGCTGGCGGCGGGCGGCACCCGGCCCGCGGACGCGCAGGCGGGCGGGGACGAGGAGGCGTGGGACGCGGGCGCGTTGGCCGCCCTGGACCGGCCGATCCTCCAGGCCCTGTGCCTGACCTGGTCGCGGGCGCAGTGGGAGGGCAGCGACGACGGCCTGTCCCCGCTGGACACGGCGACCCAGGTCGCCGTCCCGGAGTTCGACGGGCGGCTGATCACCGTCCCGTTCTCGTTCAAGGAGGTCGACGAGGACGGGCTGACGGTGTACGCGGCGGACCCGGAGCGGGCGGCCCGGGTCGCGGGCATCGCGGTGCGGCACGCCCGGCTGCGGCACACCCCGGCGGCCGAGCGCCGCCTGGCCCTCGTGCTGTCGGCGTACCCGACCAAGCACGCCCGGGTGGGCAACGCGGTCGGCCTGGACACCCCGGCGTCGGCGATCCGGCTGCTGGAGCGGCTGCACGCGGAGGGCATGGACCTGGGCGACGGCCTGCCCGGTTTCCACACCGGGACCGAGCACGGCCACGAGGGCGACGCGCTGATCCACGCGCTGATCGAGGCGGGCGGCTACGACCAGGCGTGGCTGACCGAGGAGCAGTTGGCCCGCAACCCGGTGCGCATCCCGGCCGCCGACTACCGCCGCTGGTACGCCGGCCTCCCGGCGGCGCTGCGCGAGCGGGTGGAGGAGCACTGGGGCCCGGCGCCGGGCGAGCTGTACGTGGACCGTTCGCAGAACCCGGACGGCGACCTGGTGCTGGCGGGCATCCGCTCCGGCAACCTGCTGGTGCTCGTCCAGCCGCCGCGCGGGTTCGGCGAGAACCCGGTGGCGATCTACCACGACCCCGATCTGCCGCCCAGCCACCACTACCTGGCGGCGTACCGGTGGATCGCGGCGGACCGCGCGGACGGCGGTTTCGGCGCGCACGCGGTGGTGCACCTGGGCAAGCACGGCAACCTGGAGTGGCTGCCGGGCAAGACCGCCGCACTGTCGGCGGAGTGCGGCCCGGACGCGGCGCTGGGCGATCTCCCGCTCGTCTACCCGTTCCTGGTGAACGACCCGGGCGAGGGCACCCAGGCCAAGCGCCGGGCGCACGCCACGCTGGTCGACCACCTGGTGCCGCCGATGGCGCGCGCCGACTCCTACGGCGACATCGCCCGCCTGGAGCAACTCCTCGACGAGCACTCGAACATCGCGGCGATGGACCCGGCGAAGCTGCCCGCGATCCGGGCGCAGATCTGGACGCTGATCCAGGCCGCCAAGCTGGACCACGACCTGGGCCTGGCCGAGCGGCCCGAGGACGACGGCTTCGACGACTTCCTGCTGCACGTCGACGGCTGGCTGTGCGAGGTGAAGGACGCCCAGATCCGCGACGGCCTGCACGTGCTGGGCCAGGCCCCGGCGGGCACCGACCGGGTCAACATCGTGCTGTCGATCCTGCGGGCCCGGCAGATCTGGGGCGGCGTGCGCGCCCTGCCGGGCCTGCGCGAGGCGCTGGGCCTGGACGAGGCGGCGCTGACCCTGGGCGCGACGGACGCCGCCGAGGCCGAGGCCCGCGCGCTGGTCGAGGCGATGGAGGCCGAGGACTGGAACCCCGCCGCGGTCGCCGGGGTCGCCGAGGGCCTCCCCTCCGCCGTCGCCGACGTGCTGTCCTTCGCCGCGACCCAGCTGGTGCCCCGACTCGCCGCCACCACCGACGAGTTGGACGCGGTGCTGCACGCCCTGCGGGGCGGCTTCGTTCCGGCCGGGCCCTCCGGTTCCCCGCTGCGCGGGCTGGTCAACGTCCTGCCCACCGGCCGCAACTTCTACTCGGTCGACCCGAAGGCCGTCCCCTCCCGGCTCGCCTGGGAGACCGGTCAGGCGCTGGCCGCCTCCCTGGTCGAGCGCTACCGGGCCGACAACGACGGCCAGTTCCCGCCCTCGGTGGGCCTCTCGCTCTGGGGCACCTCGGCGATGCGCACCGCGGGCGACGACATCGCCGAGGCGTTCGCGCTGCTGGGCGTGCGCCCGGTGTGGGACGACGCCTCGCGCCGGGTCACCGGCCTGGAGCCGGTCCCGCTCGCCGAGTTGGGCCGTCCGCGGATCGACGTGACACTGCGCATCTCGGGCTTCTTCCGGGACGCCTTCCCGCACGTGGTGGCCCTGCTGGACGACGCGGTGCGCCTCGCGGCCCGCCAGGAGGAGCCGGACGCCGACAACTTCGTCCGGGCCCACGTCCAGGCCGACCTGGCCGAGCACGGCGACGAACGCCGGGCCACGGTACGGGTGTTCGGGTCCCGCCCGGGCACCTACGGCGCGGGCCTGCTCCAGCTGATCGACAGCCGGGACTGGCGCACCGACGCCGACCTCGCCGAGGTGTACACGGTGTGGGGCGGCTACGCGTACGGGCGCGGCCTGGACGGGCGGCCCGCGCGCGAGGAGATGGAGAGCGCCTACCGGCGGATCACCGTCGCCGCGAAGAACACCGACACCCGCGAGCACGACATCGCCGACTCCGACGACTACTTCCAGTACCACGGCGGCATGGTGGCCACCGTGCGGGCCCTGACGGGCAGCAGCCCGGCCGCGTACATCGGCGACTCCACCCGCCCGGAGACGGTGCGCACCCGCACCCTGACCGAGGAGGCGGCCCGGGTCTTCCGGGCCCGGGTGGTCAACCCGCGCTGGCTGGAGGCGATGCGCCGGCACGGCTACAAGGGCGCGTTCGAGATGGCCGCGACCGTCGACTACCTGTTCGGCTACGACGCGACCACCGGCGTGGTCGCCGACTGGATGTACGAGAAGCTGACCGAGGAGTACGTGCTCGACCCGGTCAACCGCGAGTTCTTCGCCGAGGCCAACCCGTGGGCCCTGCACGGCATCGCCGAACGCCTGCTGGAGGCCGCCGGGCGCGGCCTGTGGGCGGAGCCGGACGCGGCGCTGCTGGACGAGCTGCGGCAGGTGCTGCTGGAGACGGAGGGCGACCTCGAGGGCGAGTGA
- a CDS encoding cobalamin biosynthesis protein CobG — MPPTPDAAQAPSVGPDRGRADACPGALRLHPAEDGHLARLRLPGGQLTHRQLLAVADAADTLGDGEAEITSRGNLQLRGLAAGCAADLAERLRTVGLLPSDTHERVRNIVASPLAGLDGRGAGGNRIADWVRELDQALCAAPWAAALSGKFLFALDDGRGDVAALNADVTLLAVGDGRALLRLGRARRATAVHDPVPAALDAARRFLDLAAGRAWHPREIQDELPDGDVPLPPFAGEPPALGAVPGGLSVAPRLGRLGSAQWRLLAEALGDTSPHPARLTPWRGAVLPHADPHWLPRLADAGLRTTPGGPWEGVTACTGLPGCAKSLADVRAQAARAVAAVPAEGLPVHWSGCARRCGHPAGRWVDVLATAAGHRVTVDGTVRDTEENDTAEAVAEARNTPWRRPK, encoded by the coding sequence ATGCCACCCACACCCGACGCCGCCCAGGCACCCTCCGTCGGGCCCGACCGAGGCCGCGCCGACGCCTGCCCCGGCGCGCTCCGCCTGCACCCCGCCGAGGACGGGCACCTCGCCCGACTCCGCCTGCCCGGCGGACAGTTGACGCACCGTCAGCTGCTCGCCGTCGCCGACGCCGCCGACACCCTCGGCGACGGCGAGGCCGAGATCACCTCCCGCGGCAACCTCCAGCTGCGCGGCCTCGCCGCGGGCTGCGCAGCCGACCTCGCCGAACGCCTGCGCACCGTCGGACTGTTGCCCTCCGACACCCACGAACGCGTCCGCAACATCGTCGCCTCCCCGCTCGCCGGACTCGACGGCCGCGGCGCCGGAGGGAACCGAATCGCCGACTGGGTACGGGAGTTGGACCAGGCGCTGTGCGCCGCGCCGTGGGCCGCCGCACTGTCCGGCAAATTCCTGTTCGCCCTCGACGACGGCCGCGGCGACGTCGCCGCCCTCAACGCCGATGTGACCTTGCTCGCAGTCGGCGACGGCCGCGCCCTGCTCCGCCTCGGCCGCGCCCGCCGCGCCACCGCCGTCCACGACCCGGTGCCCGCCGCCCTCGACGCCGCCCGCCGCTTCCTCGACCTCGCCGCCGGCCGCGCCTGGCACCCGCGCGAGATCCAGGACGAACTGCCCGACGGCGACGTCCCGCTGCCCCCCTTCGCGGGCGAACCGCCCGCCCTGGGCGCCGTCCCCGGCGGCCTCTCCGTCGCCCCGCGCCTCGGCCGCCTCGGCAGCGCCCAGTGGCGGCTGCTCGCCGAAGCCCTCGGCGACACCTCCCCGCACCCCGCCCGGCTCACCCCCTGGCGCGGCGCCGTCCTGCCGCACGCCGACCCCCACTGGCTGCCGCGCCTGGCCGACGCCGGACTGCGCACCACCCCCGGCGGCCCCTGGGAAGGCGTCACCGCCTGCACCGGCCTGCCCGGCTGCGCCAAGTCGCTCGCCGACGTCCGCGCCCAGGCCGCCCGCGCCGTCGCCGCCGTCCCCGCCGAAGGACTGCCCGTCCACTGGTCCGGCTGCGCCCGCCGCTGCGGGCACCCCGCCGGCCGCTGGGTCGACGTCCTGGCCACCGCGGCCGGACACCGCGTCACCGTCGACGGCACCGTCCGCGACACCGAAGAGAACGACACGGCCGAGGCAGTCGCCGAAGCCCGGAACACCCCATGGCGGAGGCCCAAATGA
- a CDS encoding precorrin-8X methylmutase: MIDYEKDGAAIYRQSFATIRAEADLAHLPADVARVAVRMIHACGMTDLVDDLLWSPNAVADARRALLDGAPILCDVNMVASGVTRKRLPADNEVICTLTDPAVPELARTMGTTRSAAAMELWLPRLEGAVVAVGNAPTSLFRLLEMVEAGAPRPAAVIGVPVGFIGAAESKQALADHPAALEHLVVRGRRGGSAIAAAAINAIASEEE, from the coding sequence ATGATCGACTACGAGAAGGACGGCGCGGCCATCTACCGCCAGTCCTTCGCCACCATCCGGGCCGAGGCCGACCTCGCCCACCTGCCCGCCGACGTCGCCCGGGTCGCCGTCCGGATGATCCACGCCTGCGGCATGACCGACCTGGTCGACGACCTGCTCTGGTCGCCGAACGCCGTCGCCGACGCCCGCCGCGCCCTGCTGGACGGCGCGCCGATCCTCTGCGACGTCAACATGGTCGCCAGCGGCGTGACCCGCAAGCGGCTGCCCGCCGACAACGAGGTGATCTGCACCCTCACCGACCCCGCCGTCCCCGAACTCGCCCGCACCATGGGCACCACCCGCAGCGCCGCCGCGATGGAACTCTGGCTGCCCCGCCTCGAAGGCGCCGTCGTCGCCGTCGGCAACGCCCCCACCTCGCTGTTCCGCCTGCTGGAGATGGTCGAGGCCGGCGCGCCCCGGCCCGCCGCCGTGATCGGCGTCCCGGTCGGCTTCATCGGCGCCGCCGAGTCCAAGCAGGCCCTCGCCGACCACCCCGCCGCCCTGGAACACCTCGTGGTCCGGGGCCGCCGCGGCGGCAGCGCCATCGCCGCCGCCGCCATCAACGCGATTGCGAGCGAAGAAGAATGA